The Antennarius striatus isolate MH-2024 chromosome 11, ASM4005453v1, whole genome shotgun sequence genome window below encodes:
- the LOC137604126 gene encoding enkurin-like, translating into MASVPEVEGNPEKAGHRFRLKIKPSDRTYGDSNSTDDTGADHAAILKLMKDWNLANKRNRIWETRIPPSRGRSSFQQDSDESNPKRPQHTRVRLVQRSLDKPTKMEWKTMGPLTVDKPSPSKYLRKHSRDSKALSTGPTPAAPRSSLPKKPPVPRQNELAPLIIHKEKNFVKDNRHQVCVSKRTSEVTDPDYRKKGGYGEVPQYLQKLKTEQHQEKEKQVKEDQYLPKDRQEEILRQLNKECKKLHAEAKKIPCLGGKTKLVFREKFNEAMTNLESDIKLFEMSKKLYIPNLMKNTFYAHKFIKSHMPA; encoded by the coding sequence ATGGCTTCAGTACCCGAAGTAGAAGGGAACCCAGAAAAAGCCGGGCATCGCTTCAGGCTCAAGATAAAGCCTTCTGATCGGACGTACGGTGATTCCAACTCCACCGACGACACAGGTGCAGATCACGCGGCTATTCTCAAATTAATGAAGGACTGGAATCTGGCCAACAAACGTAACCGAATTTGGGAAACACGAATTCCCCCATCAAGAGGAAGAAGCTCATTTCAACAGGACAGCGATGAGTCCAACCCCAAACGCCCCCAACATACCAGAGTGCGACTGGTCCAGCGCTCACTTGACAAGCCAACCAAGATGGAGTGGAAGACGATGGGACCGCTGACGGTGGACAAGCCGTCGCCAAGCAAATACCTGAGGAAACACTCGAGAGATTCCAAGGCGCTCTCAACGGGTCCGACTCCGGCCGCCCCTCGGAGTTCCCTCCCCAAGAAACCACCCGTTCCCAGACAGAATGAGCTCGCACCTTTAATCATCCACAAGGAGAAAAACTTTGTGAAAGACAACCgacatcaggtgtgtgtgtcaaagagGACGTCTGAAGTTACAGATCCTGATTACAGGAAGAAGGGCGGTTATGGAGAAGTCCCTCAGTACCTTCAGAAACTCAAGACGGAGCAGCATcaggagaaagagaagcaaGTGAAGGAAGACCAGTACCTGCCaaaggacagacaggaagagattcTACGACAACTGAATAAAGAGTGCAAGAAGCTGCATGCTGAGGCCAAGAAGATCCCGTGCTTAGGAGGGAAGACCAAACTGGTCTTCAGGGAGAAATTCAACGAAGCCATGACCAACCTGGAGAGCGACATCAAGCTGTTTGAGATGAGCAAGAAGCTCTACATCCCCAACCTGATGAAGAACACCTTCTACGCCCACAAGTTCATCAAGAGCCACATGCCCGCCTGA